AAACAACATGTGTAAACAGAAGtttaaaagcttttcttttGGAGAGATTTGTCTGAAACAGTGTGTAGCATGAGTTTTAATTTGCGATAATCTATAGTCAAATTTCTATTAAAAATTGCTAGAGAGACAGATGAAAGCAATTTATATGTAAAAACACAGTTGTTGCAAAAgctcaaataaaaaataaagataatgaTTAGATAAAGATTAGAGCTATTAtagtaaataaaatgtataaaatccCTCAATTAAACATCTGACTACATTTATCTCATGTTCATTCTCTGTATTCATGTTATAATTCATCAGATCCGAGCTAATAACCAGCTCATTTTTGTGTCATGTTTGTCACGCATTACATCATCATCTGTCTACTTTGTTAGATTGGGTGAGTTCAGTGCCAAagcatacaaagaaaaaaaaaacagctgctgttttttgCCTCTGTAAATAGATTCAACTGTAAAATCAATTAAATAATGATTGTAACTCAAATTGTATGCACTACCAATGTACACGTGTAAGGTTTGAAAGGTTTGCATTGATCCATCATTTTTCCTAAAAGAAAACGTGAAAAattaaaaccttttaaaaatgatttctgtcattttaaattTATGATATATTCCATCATTTGTTCTTTTGTGAAAGTGACACCTCTTTAAATGGCTGGCAGTGAATCTTTGCAGTGACACTGGACTGTTTCTGTTTTGAATGGGTGCAGTTATTAGCAGGCTGTGTGTTTTATCACCAGTCACCTCAGTGAGGTTCATTTCCCCCTCTCATGCTGATAAATGTACCAGGATGATCTAGTGCTTCCTTCCCCAGATCAAATATTTGGCCCAGTCATAATCGGGGGTGTTGGATGTTGTTAATTTGAAGCAGGGGAAACATGAAGGCTTTTAACTGTTTGATGGGGGCTGGGCGAGGTTCAAAGGTCAGAGCCACTAATGACAACGTGTTGAGGAGGGCTGCGGTGTCACCGACATAAGAGCGGCTCTGTTGGTGGTTTTCACTGGCAtgtttgtgtatctgtgtgtgtgtgtttcgtcTCCCTTTCTTCTTTGGTTTATATATATCCTGTTGGGTTATGTCCATCTGAGCTGATCTAGCCCAGCTTTGTCCACTTAGCATTTCCTGTGTATTAAAAGCTACTCAGTGACACCAAGCCACATGTTGACCACCATCTccctctactcactcacctctGCACATTCCCGTTCCTCTTAGAAACGAGCACAATACCCTTCTCCACCTCTGATTTAAGGCATCCCATAATTAGCCATTCCATAGCTGGTGGTCGCCTCGGAGAGAGGCTGGTGGAGGATGGTGGCTCTCCTCTCTCTTGCTTCCCCATCCCCTCACATTACAGCTTCCTGTATTGATTGCTGGGTCTGGTGATGACGAGGGCCGGCTGATGAAAAGGAGGGCTATTTCTATCTAGGATGTCAGTGTCGATATTGATCTCTGGCTctttcccacacacacacacacacacacacacacacacatatatatatatatacatatatatggtAACATGCATGAAGACCTAAAGATATTTATTACACATAAGGAAGCTTGCAAGCATAATCAAGCCCTTTTAGAGTATCTTTCGATCCTTTTGTTGGATAGGTTTCTTCCATTTAAGGCATGGTGCTGGCTGCTGGTGACTCTTAAGTTTAAGCACAGAGTGGTGGTGTGGTCTTCCCAGCAGGCTGGGGGTGGTGCTACGATGGTTATACCACTGACCTCAGGATTTCTCCTGCTGACCTGTGGGGTTCCTGATCAAATGGTGGTTTTGTTCCTGGCCTCCCCCAATTCCAGCCACTGATCAGGAGTTGCTCCTCCATTGGAGCTGAACAGAATGCGGTGGAGGTAGTTCCAtgaacccccaccccccacccttgtcctcctcttcctccagatTCCCACCCATATCCACCTCCCTGTGCTAAGCCACTCCCCCATTTTGTGCTAGAGTCTCTCTtgctctccttctctctttttcGTTCTGCTTGGCATTCTTTCATTCCCTCACCTTAGCCGTGCCCTTTCCTGACCTCTTTGCGTAAACTGAAACGGGTCAGGACACCCGCCAGGTCACTTGAGAGGAGGGGACTCAGGTTGCAGGTTCTGATTTGTGAagttttctcacacacacacacacgcttacaCATGCATAGAGCAGCTCAGTGGCACACATGTATATACAGATCCATATGCTGCAGTTTATTACGTAATTGCAGAGACTGAGCTGTTGCAAGTGAACGCGTCAGAACTTATCTGACACAAACATGATGCCATAACCTATATGGAGGAgattttagtgtgtgtgtgtgtgtctatgtgtgttttCCTGCATTTCTACAGAACAAAAGGGGATGTGTGGTTTCCTCACTGGTGCATTGTGGGAACTGAGTGAGTTGGAGGGGGGGATAGAGTGCTGAGACAAACCACTCAACTTTGACCTGGAGAGACAAGCTGCTTCTGGACTgaagacaggagaggaagaggaagggcTCGTGTGCCATAGTCTAGAAACCAGCTGATGTTTATTTATCATTATTCTGAATATATTGTGTTTCATGGGGGATGGGCACAaccttttgttgtctttttactGATATCTGCTGAACAAATGCCTTTTAGCCATTCAGATGGTCTAATGATGGTAATTATAAAATCAATTGGTGTTTTCATTTGAATGAACAGGATATAGCTCGGTCGTAGCTTCTCGTTTGGTTGATTATTTTGCTGGTATGAGCAGTTTACTTTGATAAAAGAATAGGTTAATGAATATGGAATCTTaacattattactattattattttgtaacaTAATGTTTTGAGATTGATCATGAAGCTGCTTGCTTAGTTTGTGACTCTCCTCACCGTCCTTTCTGTGTTATTCCCTTTTTTGCATCTGTGGTGCATAATCTTTCCTCTTGCTCATTTCCATTCCCCGATTCTCATCTATTCCTCAAAGCCAAATCCAATAGCTGAATGCCCAAAATGGATGAGTCTTCCATCAGCAATCGACTAGAAGCAAAGTGGCCTTGGCTGTAAGTCTCACTTACTGCAGTGGGGGAATCAAGAAGGACATCAGAGGAAGAATGAATGAGTGAATTTTGGACATTTTGCTTTTAATGCTAACAAAGGCGATTTTCTCTTTCGAATAAATTgttgaaatgttaaaatgtgggaaaaaaagaaagaattgtTTAAAAAAGGTTAAATATGAAGTCACAACTCTTCcgtgtatatatctatattttcTGAGGACTAAACTGAAAAcctatttattgttttattatataaaaaaagtaaagcaaaaaaaTTGTGTATTATTACTCATTGTGAGAGAGGCCTTTGGAATCCGGATTAATAGCTATTTGGTAAAAGTTTACGTTTCATATGTACTaatttgtgtttaaaatatatgaaaaaaatcaaaatccaaaaatctccaatgaaaaaaaaaaattaaaatgcagGGAAATAACATAATTATATATCAGCATTGTTCAAGTTTAAGAAATTTGATGGCTTTCTAAAACTTTTTTGTACTGAACTATAAGTTGTAAAAATACCaattctaaaaaacaaacaaaaaacaaaaacaaaacaacaactaataACCTTTATTATTTGAAACTGAAGTTAGTTTTTTTCATGATATCAAAGTTTGTCTTTGATATAATTCTTTTAAGGAATAAAGTTCAAGTAAAGGGAAGTAAAGAtaagaaaagggaaaatattaaaaaaatgcaacttaCTTAAATTGtctaaattatatatatatataaaatttttaaaaatgcataaaaattactttaaaaacagaaaaaacgaacataaactgatttatttaatGTAGAgtggatattttattttttcttatctATTTGAAAGTTTTTCTTTAATCCTAAGAAAGTCTTGGCGTGACCCTCATTTACCGAGTGCTGTGATATGTTGAGTGTCTTTAGAATACATTTTAttaagaatttttaaaaagatttttgaatAACTGGGTGTTGTAATAACGACAGTTTGTGTTACCTGAATTTTTCAAGGCGACCTAACAGATCCCaagaaaatgtatttgattGCATATTATTACATTTAGATATTCTTTGTGTTTGCAGTAGGTTTTGAAGTTTTTTCCGCTGTGTGAAACAAGgttaaatgttttccttttttttcatactTGTTTTCCTGAAGGAAGCAGAGACATATTAAATGTATTTCGTTTCACTTCCATTTAATCCACGTGGTATCCCAGTGGTCATTTATTGTACAGTGGTTTTCACATGGACAATTATCCGAGTGCAGTGAGTTCAAACACTATTCTTAGTTTGTAATTAATTCCCACATCCTCTGTACGTCTTTCCTCTCTCTTAGGTTTTCATCTCTATCTACAAACCACCTATAGAGCGCCTTTAGCTTCCTGTAACCTCAGTCGTTGCAGAAAAATGCTGCTGTGCACAATTTCTCTCCGTCTTCTATAGTTTCACATCTATATCATCTGATCATTTGTGCCTTTCTCTTCCTTTGTCTCCTACATATCTGGCTCTACAGCATGCACTGCTTTTACAGATAGCCTGTGTGTTATTTATAGGTCTTGATGTATAGTAGGTAGTAGGTTTGCTCTGCACACTGCATGCCCATGTGGGCGTGTGTTTACCTATAAGAGCTGCAGGGCTTGCTGCGATTCATGAAGGTCACGGATTCTGTGCCTATCAGCCGTCCGCTCTGTGCGATCAACAAGACATAAATCATTGTCCAGTGGTTATGTAGTAACTAAATCAATATTTCCGATCATGTAGATAAGATGGATGGtggatgctttaaaaaaaaaaaaaagactgtataGGTGTAACATTCTTGTCTTTTAAGCCTGCAGAAAAGGAAGTGGTGTCTCTGCGAAAAGTAGATAAAGAGAGTAAACCAAGGACATATCATGAGAGATAAGTCGCTCTGTGGAGCAACCTTCACGGCAGTTGGTACAAACCACATATAGTCAATCCACCATGTTTGAAGTAATGTATTTGCCTCTCGATGTTCATTGTCTGCTAATACTTGTTGTGTTCGCTGCATGTGGCAGTGTGTAAAAGCCCACCTCGTGGACTTGCCCGTGTTAATAAAGTAAATGTTGATTCTTGAGCTATGTGGAAATAAAAGGAGTTGATTGGAGAGCTTTTTGTGTGCAGACATAATAATATATCTGGCAACTGCTCAATGTGTAGATTTAACCTAATGGGTGTGGGCTTGCGTAACATTAACGCTTCATCTTATGCAGACAGAAAGAGGAACTAATCCATTTTCACTGAAAGACTGCATTTTCTGCCTAAGAAGGGGGCTGTCTTTAAGTCTAGCTGCATACTGAAGGCTATTAAAGTGTAATAGCCTTTGTCAGTTTCCATGAATCATTTGgggttaaaaaaatattcaatataACCAACAAAGGTAAAACGCACCCTGATACTGCTGTATAAAAAGCCTTTAAAGCTAACATAATAGAGATCTTTCAGTTGCCTTTAATGAGCTACCTTATTCAGTGACGTGGCTTACTATTATAAAAgaatcagatttacattttcCTGGAACAGTTTTGCTCTTACAAAATCTAACGTCCTATAAATGAAcctttaaagatttatttttgtataggcttgaaattataatattttaacCTAAGGAAAACAAATGCTTTGACATTAAAATTAAAGCAATTTCAACAAACATGAGCCCTAACGTGTCGGATACTCTAGTTTATAACACACAGGGCGTTATCCTACCTACACACTCTTGTGTCTTGCATTCGGCAATAAGCATCTGCCTCTTTTAAAGGGATAATTGCCCTTTTTTATTCTTCCAACAGAGCAAACTAGTGATGGAGGGCTTCCGCAGCTTAAAGGAGGGTGAGCAGGTGGAGTTCACCTATAAGAAGTCCTCTAAGGGCCTGGAGTCCCTGCGGGTGACCGGACCTGGTGGGGGACCCTGTGCAGGCAGCGAGAGGAGACCCAAAGGGAAGGTCCCATTGCAGAAACGCAAACCAAAGGGAGACCGGtaggtttttattcatttttgaaacaaaaaaaaatttatgtGTATGTTTTGTGACTGCATGAATGTAATCACACGTATGCATGGTTTtcctgaaaatgtgaaatacgTGAATGCGTATAGGTGCCTGTGGCTAGCTTTGAGAAAGCAAGACTACGCTGTAGCAATAGGAAACATATTCTATATGTACAGCTACCCGCAGTGAGCGGCTTCTGAGTGGGCTGAGATTATAGATTAAATCTATTCAATCTGCCTCGGTACATGCCTGTTGCTATGGTTATTGTGCACCATAATAAGGAATTGAATAGGGCACTTCGCCTGCCATTGCCGCTATTTTAAATCAATTTGCCAGCTTTCACATTAGAGACTATATTAGCATGGGGGTAGATTGGACCTATATGCATCTCAATGCAGCGGTAGCCAAATCAATTGTTTTGTCCTCAGTTGAATCCTGAAGGGAGCTTTGCTAAAATCTGCAGAGGGAGCCATAGGGAGTGCCTTGAAAACGCTAAGCAGAGTCCTCCTGTCCTCCTACTGAAAGAAAGGGCCCTCATTTGATGTGCGGCAAATCCTGCCAGGTAGAGTCTAAGTACTGTATCTGTTGTGGGAAGGTATCACATGATTTCAAGGCTTCATTTACATGAGAAAGTGTAGCGCTGGCACCCTTTATGTTGCTGCATCACTGTTGCTTCAGTGCTCCAATGCAGCACTAtcgagttttttttttgtttttttttaatagtggtAAAGAAAAGCATTTGTTAGAAAGGAAGAAACTGTATCTGACAGAGAAGGCTCCCTGAttggtttacacagctgaataattCAGCTTATTTTGGATAATTGATCCAGCGTTAGGTCAAGTGTCTGTCTTCTGCTAATGTGGTAGCAAGGTGGTTTTGGATTCAGTGATGGCAGGTggatgtgtgtttctgtctttgtgagtGCTGGTCAGTGGGAGCAGCTACTGGTGGGTTACGCTGCGGGTTATTCTGCTATGCAATGgatcatttctttcttttctctagAGCTGCTCAGATCACGTTCTATAAAACTGTTCAGTTTAAAAATTGAGTAAACAATTCATTGGTTGTGGAAATAGTGGCTAAAAACTTTAGTGATGACAGCATTGATTTTCTATCAAACAGAAATGAGCAGAGAAGTCGATGTTTAACAGTAATTGTAGAGAAATGTTCATCAGCTGTtgcagaattttctttaaactaaTTAAGCACTCATCTGTAACCATTTCCCTGAAAATAAATTACCATTAGCATTTAAAGCTCATTAGTCTTAATCTGTGATAAAAACATTCTTCAATATTAAACTTAAAGGACATCCAAATATTTTGAGCTGTTTTGTCTTCATCCAGGTTTTTCCCAGTTTGATATGAAATTTAGTctatcaataaaacatgaaatttgtatatttgtaaagaaaggttttagcaaaaatgtattaaaaagctACAGTTAGAGAAGCTTTTATTGAATAaagctgaaaaggaaaaatgtaCGTGTATGTGTCGATGATTCTTCACTGCACAAGTTTTGTTTGCAAGAAAATTGAAATTGCACTTCTGACCTGgtattgttttctctttgtgttgcaGGCATTTGAATCAAATTAGCTGAGATTAAACTGTGCTTTTATTACACTAAATGAATGCATGACCTGAGACATACAAGAAATCTGAATTACATGAGTgaatattttaaactttaaaacctAAATTCTCCAATAAATTGATGGATTTTCATGCTACCTTGGGATTTGAACTATAATtagtatataaatataattatttaattGCACGAATTAATTTATCAGATCACTGTACTTGTATGAATCCAGGTTTTGAGGACACTTACTAATTACCTCTTAAAACCTACCTTTAAGTCTTTCTTAATTAATGTCACAGCTTTTAGTGAGGTAGCAGTCTTATCTGTAGTCTCTATTATATTCtttatggtttatttattgtagaaaaataatacTTTTTCTTTACAAAGAACAATTAAACATTGCATTaaatttttcttatttaattcaaACAGCCAGTTGTTATTTTATTGGATGCAAAGAACACAGGTTAAGTAAAGATAATTTATCTGGTTCCGTAGAAAAGGCTGTCATGGTTCAATTTCTTATTTAGTGGCAGCAATTTGCAGTCGGGTCTACTTGTCGATTCTTATTTTGTTAATTGGTAATCAAATCAGATGCACCTTAAAATGAGTGCAGTAAGCAGTTATTTCATAATGATAGGCGGTTGAGTTTTGCACTGCTGCAGTAGAAATTTAACACAAACTGATGAATGCAGAATCATCTGTTCTAGACTTCATTGCCCAAGATTTTTACACCAGGACATTATTAAAAACCTGAACGGTGACTTGTACGTGACATAaagccttaaaaaaaagaaaagaaaatatgacaaaaaatatttattatttaatgcaGTGCAAAGAGAACTGATGGCATCATGACGGGCTAACATTTTGGTCTAATTTCTCTTCATGCTTTTATTGTTGCTATTTCATTGCTGGTATTCTTTTCAGAGCTAATAATATAATGCAGTTTGGCATGCCACAGCGGCCACACCAGACCAAAATCATATACAACACTCCCATCTAGTGGGGAATTTTAGTTGGAGCAGACATTTCTACTCCGCAGTGCCGATGATGGAcaagaatgaaataaaatctttattcttcttttttaaaaattcttcttcttcttcttcttattgttattattattataattaccaTGTTAGAAATGATAGTTATTAGTAGGGCCATAATTTGTTGTAGTTTTGCCTTTTTAAATCAATCAAGTGTGCcgattttcagctttaattcaaagcATTTTAATGTCCAGGTCAGATCTGTTGCTTCATTATTTCATGACCAATAAAGCAGACATATCTGAAGTTGGTTCCATGTGttgaatttgtatttttcactgtGATTTTAAATGTGAGGCACAGAGAAATGTCAGTGCAAGTGAGGGACGACATATTAGGTTTAAACACCAAAATAAATCATAAGTCCCAAATATTCTAAAAACAAATGGATGCACCGGGCAATTCAGCAACATCAAAAGATCCGAAAAACCAAAGGAGACAACTAATGTGCACAACGACAGAATTACTTTCatagtgaaagaaaacaacctCACAACATCTAACACTCTGTCAAAGTCTACAATCAAGAGATGCCTTCATGACGGTAATTACAGAGGCCAGATTAGACATTACAAGAAAACACCTTAACGAGCCTGCAcagttctaaaaaaaaaataaataaataaaaagattcTTGAAAACAAGATTAGCTTGTGTCATAATGATGGAAAGAGAAACGTATGGACAAAGGAGAGAACAGCTCATGATATGAAGCATACCATGATCCTTGCCAGACATGAAGGAAATATTATGGCATGAGCATATATGGCTACCAACCACTAGTGTTTACTGATGATGTGACCActgatagaagtagcaggatgaattgTGACATGTACAGAGCTATACTCTTTGTTTAAAATTAGCCAAATGTTGCTAAACTGATTGAAGAGCGCTTCAAAGTGCAAATGGTTAACGCTCCATCGAATCCTGCAAACCAAGACTTTCCCTATGCTAAGAAATGGCATATTCTTCAGTGGCCAAGttagtcacctgatctcaacctaactgaacatgcttttcagttactgaaaacaaaagtgaatgCAGAAAGAGCCACGAACAAACCTAgcagagcatctcaagggaAGACACACAGCCTTTGGTGATGTCATTGAGTTCTAGGCTTCAGGACTGCCATCTGCAAAGGATTGTCAAAAACAgtccttatatttaaaattattctaGTTTCTCTAATTATCTTTGGGCCTTTGCAAATGGAAGGCTGTAACAACTGCTATAACTCCTATACAGTTGTGTCTTTGTCCAACAAATTATGGATCTAACTGTATTTTAGCCACAAAGTGCTTGCAGATTCAAAACTACaaagtctgttttctgttttaagaaaaagaaaaggaaaagctaAAAACAAAGATCCTGTTCAtgctttctgttcttttctcctCTGTTCCCTGCAGCTGTTACAACTGTGGAGGTCTGGATCACCATGCCAAGGAGTGTGGCCTGCCCCCCCAGCCAAAGAAATGCCACTACTGCCAGAGCATCACGCACATGGTGGCTCAGTGTCCCCACAAGGCGCTGGCGCCCGCCACAGGCTCTCAGGACCAACATGCGTCTACCTCGGCCTCTAGCCCAGGGACCGGGCCTTACCTCTCTCTcccagaggaagaggagcgcTCTGGCTCGTCTCCTCTGGAGGGCTCCTCCTCTTCCCCTGAGGAGCCCCATACACAACGTGGCTCTCGGACCCAGAGGTGGAGGAAATCCTGAAATAGTCCATAGGGGTGAATCTTTCACCGCTAGCCTCTGACACCTCATGTCTCCTCTCAATCAAGGTTACCTGAAGCTCCCCTCATCTACCTCACACCTGTGAAAAATGGGAGgtctttatttctttacttttattgtttttttttgttgttgttttttttttttacaatttctaaCCAGCGCAGCTATGGCAACGATCAGTGGGGTGCGTGATGGGCAAGAATGTGTGTGACTGACTTGCAGTCATTTGGTGCAGCTATGGCAACCATGGCTGGAATGGTGACTGCAGGGGATTACTCTTGTTTCAGTCTCTGCAGCACgagagtgagaaaaaaacaaaaaacactgtatAAGTCTAGTCTTGATGATTGTTTTTGCCTTTGTACCCTTGGACCTAAGTGTTGGCCATTATGAATGCTTTTTCTCTACACGACTATCTTGCAGATTTAAAGCCACAAAATATCCTGTAGGCCTAATCATTCTGAAAAATCATGATGCATCCTTTTAGCACACACAGTAGCTCATCTTAAGAAGGATTAGAAGAAGACCTCAAGACCTCAAGACCCTCTAAGCGATAATCCAGACCCGCAGGACCGTTAGCTTGGCTTCTAAAGATCTTTAGGGAAACTTTATGGATCCCAGagggaatttttttaaaaagacagccAGCTGCTAGATCACACTCTATACTTCTTAAACactcacatacatacatacatacctcTTACATGATATAGACCGGACCAACTGATTGTCAGACATCAAACATGTACAAGACTGAGAGAAAGCGTGTGTCCTGTGCGTGTTACGCATGCTCGAACAGAAAGCAAAACTGTCAGACTGAAGCACCTCTTCCTCAGGTGTGAGTCAACACTATTAACCCTTATGTTTCCTATTATCATAGATAGACACAGTCTATATAAGACATCATATAATCCATCTAGATCATAGTTTAGATTCAAAGTAATGAACTGATCATTAGATTTCCATTTTGGTTGTGGCATAATTAGTTGAAAATAACATTACAGTTTATAAATTATAGTATAAgtcattaatatatatatatatgtaaagtCACAAGATATAATTAAAATTCT
The genomic region above belongs to Pelmatolapia mariae isolate MD_Pm_ZW linkage group LG15, Pm_UMD_F_2, whole genome shotgun sequence and contains:
- the lin28b gene encoding protein lin-28 homolog B, whose amino-acid sequence is MAEGGSGKGGGEDPAKSAEQEEDRTRPQVLSGSGFCKWFNVRMGFGFISMTNSEGSPVEPPLDVFVHQSKLVMEGFRSLKEGEQVEFTYKKSSKGLESLRVTGPGGGPCAGSERRPKGKVPLQKRKPKGDRCYNCGGLDHHAKECGLPPQPKKCHYCQSITHMVAQCPHKALAPATGSQDQHASTSASSPGTGPYLSLPEEEERSGSSPLEGSSSSPEEPHTQRGSRTQRWRKS